A genome region from Pseudanabaena sp. Chao 1811 includes the following:
- a CDS encoding N-6 DNA methylase, with protein MTSQALFNEALDLTQRIWMDRYEIEPMRNIPMPEIDTQGIVKIDALWTDGGLRPNANILAFFVQPVSDENDLDRWRRRLEEWPVRGGLLVGSDHLHLVTPSDSSKRLDEKTLDINAWRETLVSPKPHLFTPKALSQFRQGQLSLSDLEETISERSFTFLLRQQERIDKAFQKAIEEALKKVKSSKGLGSSRNEIQGHVIRVAIAYLAARILQDKGFFGTAELFQTNDPLDLLNLMVTRTNGFFRRALESAQYTNEVIRQQLALYMGQSVSFALTNHRDVGSLYEKAIIELPDDLNGNTWGDLNRHYTPIKVAEKMLELLPLERIRPEERFIFDPAAGSGSLLLAATARLAQMSDIPTDEQSRRDYLANHVIGNDLDRDVNLITQLRYFLATESIGIGDFLPSPNFHHEDYESFTKEDITQKIGHKPRIVIANPPFEIRGKKQLAFEFVKQATNWLDEGSQFAFILPSSFISGTKYGVLDIRKSFSEKCKLFEVCRYPEGTIGIDARQDVSILIGEIGQPKNKIYTISRSVISRAEASEIRENGYLGNARITKIQSNGDWANLIEDIINLSVPTTPLLNLFFVFNGVNHRAGDVPVGTPPKDRPYKPAWRRIWAEDVSLWADPSRVDPLMRWVIYDPIALEGMRDSDLLDKPKIFLGRIANIASKRSLSVQLDTTGLCPNTGIWCILPVNDAQKTNKGAKLDQEPENWKNLSIEQQKLWLLGILTSDLAIKLSMLGRGNVHLSKDVLLQFPLPLIVDPQIIEITDQMVKRNQAREAIPDPDPMRQELNRLVEKSYGNPTWIKRQRTGKSPELEAWKLEQKIKKTKTAIGQVLEISGDKSQVLMYISRLMDDDTEGEWIPLPQELPGWALDGTPFEVQLSHDVKTFVQLRERPWALRKFRHEQRAYLTGEELEEFLTIPELEVLS; from the coding sequence ATGACTAGCCAAGCACTGTTTAATGAAGCTTTAGATTTAACTCAACGTATTTGGATGGATCGTTATGAGATCGAACCAATGCGGAATATTCCTATGCCAGAAATTGACACTCAAGGAATAGTAAAAATTGATGCTTTATGGACAGATGGTGGTTTACGTCCTAATGCTAATATTCTTGCTTTCTTTGTTCAGCCTGTCTCTGATGAAAATGATCTAGATCGATGGAGACGCAGACTGGAAGAATGGCCAGTTCGGGGAGGTTTACTGGTTGGTTCTGATCATCTACATCTTGTAACACCTTCTGATTCTTCTAAAAGGTTAGATGAAAAAACTTTAGATATTAATGCTTGGCGTGAAACTCTAGTTTCGCCTAAGCCTCATCTTTTTACGCCAAAAGCTCTTTCACAGTTTCGTCAAGGGCAGTTATCACTTTCAGATTTAGAAGAAACTATTTCTGAAAGAAGTTTTACATTTTTACTCCGTCAACAGGAACGGATTGATAAAGCATTCCAAAAAGCTATTGAAGAAGCATTAAAAAAAGTTAAGTCCTCTAAAGGTCTAGGCTCATCAAGGAATGAGATTCAAGGTCATGTTATCCGAGTAGCAATCGCTTATTTAGCAGCAAGAATTTTGCAGGACAAAGGTTTTTTCGGAACTGCTGAATTATTTCAAACAAACGATCCCTTAGATTTGCTTAATCTTATGGTGACTCGTACCAATGGCTTTTTTCGTAGAGCTTTAGAGTCTGCTCAATATACTAACGAAGTAATTCGACAACAACTTGCTCTGTATATGGGGCAATCTGTTAGCTTTGCTTTAACTAATCATCGTGATGTGGGCAGTTTATACGAAAAAGCAATTATAGAATTACCTGACGACTTAAATGGAAATACTTGGGGTGATTTGAATCGACATTACACCCCGATCAAAGTTGCCGAAAAAATGCTGGAGTTATTGCCATTAGAACGTATTCGACCAGAAGAACGTTTTATTTTCGATCCTGCGGCTGGTTCAGGAAGTTTGCTTTTAGCAGCTACTGCTCGGCTTGCTCAAATGTCAGACATTCCTACTGATGAACAATCACGAAGAGATTATTTAGCTAATCATGTCATTGGTAACGATTTAGATAGAGATGTCAATTTAATCACTCAACTTCGCTATTTTTTAGCTACAGAATCTATTGGTATTGGTGATTTTCTCCCATCCCCAAATTTTCATCATGAGGATTACGAATCTTTCACCAAGGAAGATATTACACAAAAAATTGGTCATAAGCCACGAATAGTTATTGCTAACCCTCCTTTTGAGATTAGGGGGAAGAAGCAATTAGCTTTTGAGTTTGTAAAACAAGCTACCAACTGGCTAGATGAAGGTTCACAATTCGCGTTTATTTTGCCAAGTTCATTTATCTCAGGAACGAAATATGGCGTATTAGATATTCGGAAATCCTTTTCCGAAAAATGTAAATTGTTTGAAGTGTGTCGATATCCTGAAGGTACTATCGGTATTGACGCGAGGCAGGATGTAAGCATTCTGATAGGAGAAATTGGACAACCTAAAAACAAGATTTATACAATTTCACGCTCTGTAATTTCTAGGGCTGAAGCATCAGAAATACGGGAAAATGGTTACTTAGGCAATGCGCGTATTACAAAAATTCAGTCTAATGGTGATTGGGCTAACCTTATAGAAGACATAATTAATCTATCTGTTCCAACAACTCCCTTATTAAATCTTTTCTTTGTTTTTAATGGAGTAAATCATCGGGCAGGTGATGTACCTGTCGGCACACCTCCTAAAGATAGACCATACAAACCAGCATGGCGGAGAATATGGGCGGAAGATGTTTCTCTGTGGGCTGATCCATCAAGAGTCGATCCTCTAATGCGTTGGGTTATTTATGATCCAATTGCCTTAGAAGGAATGCGAGATTCTGATCTTCTTGACAAACCCAAAATATTTTTGGGTCGCATAGCAAATATTGCTTCTAAAAGATCTTTGTCCGTACAACTGGATACCACAGGCTTATGCCCTAATACAGGTATTTGGTGTATCTTGCCTGTTAATGATGCTCAAAAAACAAACAAAGGGGCTAAATTAGATCAGGAACCCGAAAACTGGAAAAATCTGAGTATCGAACAACAAAAATTATGGTTATTAGGTATTCTTACTTCAGATTTAGCTATCAAGTTATCCATGTTAGGTCGTGGAAATGTTCATTTGTCAAAAGATGTCCTATTACAATTTCCACTTCCTTTAATAGTTGATCCACAAATAATCGAAATTACGGATCAAATGGTTAAACGAAATCAAGCCCGTGAAGCTATTCCAGATCCAGATCCTATGCGTCAAGAGTTAAATCGTCTAGTAGAAAAATCCTATGGAAATCCCACTTGGATTAAACGTCAGCGTACAGGTAAATCGCCAGAATTAGAAGCTTGGAAGTTAGAGCAAAAAATCAAGAAGACTAAAACTGCTATTGGTCAAGTCTTAGAAATTTCTGGGGATAAGAGCCAAGTTCTTATGTATATCAGTAGACTCATGGATGATGATACTGAAGGCGAATGGATTCCCTTACCTCAAGAGTTACCAGGTTGGGCATTAGATGGTACTCCATTTGAGGTGCAGTTAAGTCATGATGTAAAAACATTTGTACAACTTAGAGAGCGTCCTTGGGCTTTAAGAAAATTTCGCCATGAACAACGTGCATATCTAACTGGTGAAGAGTTAGAAGAATTTCTGACAATCCCAGAATTGGAGGTTCTATCATGA
- a CDS encoding MerR family transcriptional regulator, with product MTNGFTRQEAIDLTGIDSGRLSYLDRTKLVVPLKFGNPKHPKVVYSWQQVLEIKTIERLRENLTLQEIRKVLVFLKEHDYEPSFFAHKLVLVNSQLYLVEDLRQFGLTVLEASGVNKGQVVIHEVGAIGDIITELFREAEKHHVLDFEKRAGLALAS from the coding sequence ATGACTAATGGTTTTACAAGACAAGAAGCAATCGATCTGACAGGGATCGACTCTGGTAGGCTTAGCTATCTTGATCGCACGAAGCTAGTCGTACCTCTGAAATTTGGTAATCCTAAGCATCCAAAGGTAGTTTATAGCTGGCAGCAGGTGCTTGAGATTAAAACTATTGAGAGACTCAGAGAAAACTTAACGCTTCAGGAGATCCGCAAAGTACTTGTTTTTCTAAAAGAACATGATTATGAGCCTTCCTTTTTTGCACACAAACTTGTCTTGGTAAATTCACAGTTGTATTTGGTTGAAGATCTGCGGCAGTTTGGCTTGACTGTATTGGAGGCTTCAGGAGTGAATAAAGGTCAGGTTGTGATCCATGAAGTTGGTGCGATCGGTGACATTATTACTGAATTATTCAGGGAGGCTGAAAAGCATCATGTACTTGATTTTGAGAAACGTGCAGGGCTTGCATTAGCAAGTTAA
- a CDS encoding FAD/NAD(P)-binding protein encodes MSIVNLGDRLAESTHNSSAQFLNYQHSKAKIQAKGNFDIDIAIIGAGVHALTLTLHLLQKRQDLREKILIFDPSGNWLTQWHRQFAAQEIPHLRSPAVHHPDPDPFALRRFAENRPNDLFPPYDLPSTKLFCDFCQKAIASQRLDERLITAKAIDLEPILSPRRGFRLGLNHGKSITAKRVVLATNNSIKQIPNWVERIAPNFPSDRLVHSSDLNLASQHLAGETILIVGGGLTSGHLALGAIARGARVLLLSRRQFKEKLFDADAGWLGPKYLKGFHAETDWQKRRETVLTARDGGSMTPSVMTQLRREHHQGRLEFHPECEVAQASWNGTKWQIVCTDGMELTCDRLWLATGTRFDAKAEPLLHQVMQQYPQPLVNGFPILDEHLRWHGCELFVMGGLAALRVGPTARNISGARMASDRIVPALTKSTISFSYSLVHH; translated from the coding sequence ATGTCTATTGTTAATTTGGGCGATCGCTTAGCAGAATCTACACATAATTCTTCAGCCCAATTCCTGAATTATCAACACAGCAAAGCCAAAATTCAAGCTAAAGGCAATTTTGATATTGACATCGCTATCATTGGTGCAGGAGTCCATGCCCTCACCTTAACCCTACATCTCTTGCAAAAACGTCAGGATTTACGAGAAAAAATCCTAATTTTTGATCCCAGTGGTAATTGGCTCACCCAATGGCATCGCCAATTTGCCGCCCAAGAAATTCCCCATCTGCGATCGCCTGCCGTTCACCATCCTGACCCCGATCCCTTTGCCTTAAGACGCTTTGCTGAAAACCGTCCCAATGACTTATTTCCTCCCTATGACTTGCCATCCACAAAGCTATTTTGTGACTTTTGCCAAAAGGCGATCGCTTCCCAGCGACTTGATGAGCGACTAATCACAGCTAAAGCCATCGACCTAGAGCCAATTCTGTCACCCCGTCGAGGCTTTCGGCTTGGGCTAAATCATGGCAAAAGCATCACTGCTAAGCGCGTTGTCTTAGCAACCAATAACAGCATTAAACAAATTCCCAATTGGGTCGAGCGGATTGCCCCTAACTTTCCTAGCGATCGCCTTGTGCATTCTAGTGACCTCAATCTAGCATCGCAACACTTAGCAGGAGAAACTATCTTGATCGTTGGTGGTGGCTTAACTAGTGGACATTTGGCTTTAGGCGCGATCGCCCGTGGCGCAAGGGTATTATTGCTTTCCCGTCGGCAATTCAAAGAAAAACTCTTTGATGCTGATGCAGGATGGCTTGGTCCCAAATATCTCAAGGGTTTTCATGCCGAAACCGATTGGCAAAAACGGCGGGAAACTGTCTTAACTGCAAGAGATGGTGGTTCGATGACTCCCTCGGTGATGACACAATTACGCAGAGAGCATCATCAAGGCAGATTAGAATTTCATCCAGAATGCGAAGTTGCTCAAGCCAGTTGGAATGGAACAAAATGGCAAATTGTTTGCACTGACGGCATGGAACTTACTTGCGATCGCCTTTGGTTAGCCACAGGTACAAGGTTTGACGCAAAAGCGGAACCGTTGCTACATCAAGTCATGCAGCAATATCCCCAACCCCTAGTTAACGGATTTCCAATTCTCGACGAACATTTGCGATGGCATGGCTGCGAATTATTTGTCATGGGAGGTCTAGCTGCGTTACGTGTGGGACCAACAGCAAGAAATATTTCGGGCGCAAGAATGGCAAGCGATCGCATTGTGCCTGCACTGACCAAATCTACGATTAGCTTTTCATACTCGTTAGTGCATCATTAG
- a CDS encoding GTP-binding protein: MSIATASPQKSAAPVQVWAIAGAVGIGKTGWILQQIEQISAPVVYFCPSAGNVPIDPTCLIAEFPHVQIFTDGQELELIEKVEQGAIALIELGFHLDLRSGDMLLETLAANSALKKIALVPLGLANSEWHHWADQVIEVKYDLDFHDLQIWRSPFTGQVFDPSSLNVLWYEITQGAYGEVTRVKGIFDLFDGRAFHLDFVAGMEDSLYLPLDVPLWLDGRPERFSGIEVVGRNLDGKAIAQCIIDCCLSEEIMLHYQNQIKQSHQQSRQVAA, from the coding sequence ATGTCTATTGCTACAGCTTCACCACAGAAATCTGCCGCACCTGTTCAGGTATGGGCGATCGCAGGAGCAGTGGGAATTGGCAAAACTGGTTGGATCTTGCAGCAAATTGAGCAAATATCTGCACCAGTTGTTTATTTCTGCCCTAGTGCTGGTAATGTTCCCATCGATCCAACTTGTCTTATCGCAGAATTTCCCCATGTGCAAATTTTCACCGATGGGCAGGAATTAGAACTGATTGAAAAAGTGGAACAGGGCGCGATCGCTTTAATCGAGTTAGGCTTTCACTTGGATCTGCGTTCGGGCGATATGTTGCTAGAAACACTGGCAGCTAATAGTGCCTTAAAAAAGATTGCCCTTGTACCTTTAGGCTTGGCAAATTCGGAATGGCATCACTGGGCTGATCAAGTCATAGAAGTCAAATATGATTTAGATTTTCATGATTTGCAGATTTGGCGCTCGCCCTTTACAGGACAGGTTTTTGATCCTTCAAGTTTGAATGTCTTGTGGTACGAAATCACCCAAGGTGCTTATGGAGAAGTGACGCGAGTAAAAGGGATTTTTGATCTGTTTGACGGTAGAGCCTTTCATCTTGATTTTGTCGCAGGCATGGAAGATAGCCTCTATTTACCTCTTGATGTCCCGCTTTGGTTAGATGGTCGTCCTGAGCGCTTTAGTGGGATTGAAGTTGTCGGGCGTAATCTTGATGGCAAGGCGATCGCGCAGTGCATTATCGATTGCTGCCTGTCCGAGGAAATCATGCTCCATTATCAAAACCAAATCAAACAATCGCACCAACAATCACGCCAAGTGGCGGCGTAA